A window of the Ipomoea triloba cultivar NCNSP0323 chromosome 14, ASM357664v1 genome harbors these coding sequences:
- the LOC116003687 gene encoding asparagine synthetase domain-containing protein 1 codes for MCGIALIVSGIRIDLSSLLPDFISPTPQFHQQALFLEEDIKTVLRRRGPDSLGSKTVFLHFKTSPFGEGKCEIVAINDNENCSKKTDIKLSNGSAKELFGELRFIGATLQLRGVNPIVQPLVDECGNILVYNGEIFGGICVASYGNDTEVLMQSLRECCCCISSGHNRSHFSDGQLQSSIPELLSRIKGPWAMIYWQNSSKTLWFGRDAFGRRSLLVHWPTKEDSRFLLSSVSPPSSTCESSGFSDCEQSYSVDFWEELPCGVYNLSIGAYQTNRDLVGDIRKHDWPDPKLKELIRWERTCVQPTPEELHSSRIEVSCEQDNIRSNSVSGRIQCSSTLPLQKVMNALRESVMKRTSNDTVYQAVSLGCDHKNYAPVALLFSGGLDSMILAALMDQCMDAEYEIDLLNVSFDGQCAPDRISARAGLKELQRIAPSRRWKLVEIDADLQKLTSETKHVMSLINPAKTYMDLNIGIALWLAAGGDGWVYQNTSASNGERFECIKYKSDARVLLVGSGADEQCAGYGRHRTKFRNGSWLGLSEEMKLDMQRIWKRNLGRDDRCIADNGKEARFPFLDEDVIRTLLDIPLWEIADLNQPSGVGDKKILREIAQLLGLSEAASLPKRAIQFGSRIARESNRKNFGSNRAANQASAGSVVIYGPSN; via the exons ATGTGTGGAATTGCGCTGATTGTTTCCGGAATTCGCATCGACTTATCGTCTCTTCTCCCAGATTTCATCTCTCCGACTCCTCAATTCCATCAGCAG gcTTTGTTTTTAGAAGAAGATATCAAAACTGTTTTGCGTAGAAGAGGTCCAGACAGCTTAGGAAGCAAGACTGTGTTTCTTCATTTCAAAACCTCTCCTTTTGGTGAAgggaaatgtgaaattgttgctattaatgataatgaaaattgTAGTAAAAAAACTGACATCAAGCTCAGTAATGGTAGTGCTAAAGAATTGTTTGGAGAACTACGGTTTATTGGGGCTACATTGCAGCTTAGAGGAGTTAATCCTATTGTTCAGCCTTTGGTGGATGAATGTGGAAATATTCTTGTCTACAATG gTGAAATTTTTGGAGGTATTTGTGTGGCTAGCTATGGCAATGACACGGAGGTTCTGATGCAATCCTTGAGAGAATGCTGCTGTTGTATTTCAAGTGGACATAATAGATCTCATTTTTCTGATGGACAACTGCAGAGCTCAATTCCTGAGCTTCTTTCTCGAATCAAGGGACCATGGGCTATGATATATTGGCAG AATAGCTCAAAGACATTGTGGTTTGGAAGAGATGCATTTGGCAGGCGGAGCCTTCTTGTTCATTGGCCTACTAAGGAGGACTCTCGTTTTCTGCTATCTTCTGTGTCACCACCTTCTTCAACTTGTGAAAGCTCAG GCTTCAGTGATTGTGAACAAAGTTATAGCGTGGACTTCTGGGAAGAACTTCCATGTGGAGTGTACAATTTATCTATTGGTGCTTATCAAACCAATAGAGATTTGGTTGGTGACATTAGGAAACATGATTGGCCTGATCCAAAACTTAAAGAACTGATTAGGTGGGAGAGAACTTGCGTACAACCCACCCCAGAGGAATTGCACAGTTCTCGGATAGAGGTCTCTTGTGAGCAGGACAATATTCGCAGTAATTCTG TTTCAGGTCGTATACAGTGTTCATCTACATTGCCACTGCAGAAAGTGATGAATGCTTTAAGAGAATCTGTAATGAAAAGAACTTCAAATGATACAGTTTATCAG GCAGTTTCACTTGGATGTGATCATAAAAACTATGCTCCAGTAGCACTGCTCTTTTCTGGCGGATTGGATTCTATGATACTTGCAGCATTGATGGATCAGTGCATGGATGCTGAAT ATGAAATTGATCTACTTAATGTAAGCTTTGATGGTCAGTGTGCTCCTGATAGAATTTCTGCTAGGGCAGGTCTAAAGGAACTTCAAAGAATTGCCCCATCAAGAAG ATGGAAACTTGTAGAAATTGATGCCGATCTTCAAAAGTTGACCTCCGAAACAAAACATGTCATGTCACTAATAAATCCTGCAAAGACCTACATG GACCTGAATATTGGAATAGCACTATGGTTGGCAGCTGGTGGTGATGGTTGGGTGTATCAAAACACGAGCGCTAGTAATGGAGAAAGATTTGAATGTATCAAGTATAAGTCTGACGCCAGGGTTCTCCTGGTAGGCTCTGGTGCCGATGAGCAGTGTGCTGGATATGGCCGGCATAGGACAAAATTTAGAAATGGAAG cTGGCTAGGGTTGAGTGAGGAAATGAAATTAGACATGCAAAGGATTTGGAAGAGGAATCTAGGACGAGATGATAGATGCATTGCCGACAATGGCAAGGAG GCTAGATTTCCTTTCTTGGATGAGGACGTCATAAGGACATTGCTTGATATTCCTTTGTGGGAGATTGCTGACCTGAATCAACCAAGTGGTGTTGGGGATAAGAAAATCTTGAGAGAG ATTGCCCAGTTGCTTGGATTATCTGAAGCAGCTTCTCTGCCCAAAAGAGCAATCCAG TTTGGTTCAAGGATAGCACGAGAATCAAATCGCAAGAATTTTGGAAGCAATCGTGCTGCCAATCAAGCGTCTGCCGGAAGTGTAGTGATATACGGGCCATCAAACTAA
- the LOC116004171 gene encoding protein HGH1 homolog, with product MANELEELIGFLSSPSPPIKKAAVGILRDYTGSDDGLQSLGRYSSIVLPPLSRLLAENKVVSEPAAQALVNLSQKPELAGKMVEMGMVKMAMEVLYKKDCEIIHFLVMLLVNLTQLDAGVDSLIKSGDDKIHGLYVMKLVRSFCSSSSENKGDPFEHVASVLVNISKREEGRKLLLDPKRGLLKQIIRQFDSGSMLRKKGVSGTIRNCCFEAENQLQNLLLISEFLWPALLLPVAGNKIYTEQDTSKMPLELASALSIEREPVTDPEIRVQSLEAIYLLVLQEAGRSAFWSVNGPRILQVGYEDEEDPKAMEAYERVGSLLIQEGSFGEPSTDK from the exons ATGGCGAATGAACTTGAAGAACTGATTGGCTTCCTCTCATCTCCTTCTCCCCCC ATCAAGAAAGCGGCTGTAGGTATTCTTCGTGACTATACGGGGTCCGACGATGGGCTGCAATCTCTGGGAAGATACTCCAGCATTGTGCTTCCGCCTTTGTCACGCCTGCTCGCTGAAAACAag GTGGTTTCTGAACCTGCAGCACAAGCACTTGTGAATTTGTCACAAAAGCCAGAGTTAGCAGGTAAGATGGTCGAGATGGGTATGGTCAAAATGGCTATGGAGGTTCTCTATAAGAAGGATTGTGAAATTATTCATTTTCTGGTTATGCTTCTTGTCAATCTCACACAATTGGATGCCGGTGTTGACTCACTGATTAAG TCGGGTGATGACAAGATACATGGCCTATATGTCATGAAGCTCGTGAGGTCATTCTGTTCATCCTCCAGTGAGAATAAAG GTGATCCCTTTGAGCATGTGGCTTCTGTATTGGTGAACATTTCAAAAAGAGAAGAAGGGAGGAAACTTCTGCTGGACCCCAAGCGAGGACTTCTGAAGCAGATTATTCGGCAGTTTGATTCAGGAAGCATGCTGCGAAAGAAAGGG GTCTCCGGAACTATTCGTAACTGCTGCTTTGAAGCTGAAAATCAGCTACAAAATTTGCTTTTAATTTCAGAGTTTCTATGGCCAGCTCTCCTACTGCCAGTTGCTGGAAATAAG ATCTATACTGAGCAAGACACATCTAAAATGCCACTTGAGCTTGCGAGTGCACTTTCCATTGAGCGTGAACCTGTGACTGATCCTGAAATTCGTGTACAATCATTGGAAGCTATTTATTTACTCGTCTTACAG GAGGCCGGTCGAAGTGCATTTTGGTCAGTGAATGGTCCGAGGATACTACAAGTAGGgtatgaagatgaagaagatccGAAAGCAATGGAAGCATATGAGCGAGTTGGCTCCTTG CTGATCCAAGAGGGTAGCTTTGGGGAACCATCAACGGACAAATAA